From Selenomonas sp. AB3002, one genomic window encodes:
- a CDS encoding calcium-binding protein has product MASMEQIASYILRGLNNEWIPQALAKAKSVYGWSFENRGVNFNRISISTANDPNDCRLAYLNGNPYYATLPLSSYIHEDMHLVINTAHLDKIDTSTTSGLTFDRTRALDKDITVAIGKALAYANMHRTDNPNDLESLIADGFGEMLVGADGPTLENASLFLIDQVQHDIFGRPFKGEDAGGYLYMKSLLNYSHLWGKTPQQTLSDAVAFLSNSHTTVNGLLVDDMLKTITNGVVTNQNDVGNFVQDACNTPAGNPNMRDTYRREWHDFLRQTCGINLDDDDTGAITGSDYGGPVQTVESVVPENTSPVSWQALGGNLSKISGLNVYYSNELIQFSQTPIQEGGKLIGNGSTNDVIQAGTGQTSLWGGGASSDVLIGNKSGQAEYFFLSGDGHDTIRNGNWGAGKDKLYLDLNHGFGYSINGNNVDLQLGGDQLTIEGVGSNVVDFTTDNQTTHHVKFGKAGSIITYEDNVDVYLGSSNSTLKVTGNGPQVWANGTQGKVFDGITKLDGSAANNVLLAGNGNVNETIIGGAASSSLWGGQGSSADTLTGGRGSNDYYYGLGDGRDVITAANANDKIMLYNTGLEGIAGIDDHGASMTVTMVDGGTLTLNHVDDNATFVLSNGQSFKHNSKSKGWMPA; this is encoded by the coding sequence ATGGCAAGTATGGAACAAATCGCGAGTTACATTTTGCGGGGCTTGAACAACGAGTGGATTCCACAAGCCTTGGCCAAGGCAAAGAGCGTATACGGTTGGTCTTTTGAAAACCGTGGAGTCAATTTTAACAGAATCAGCATATCTACAGCCAACGACCCCAACGATTGTCGTCTGGCCTATCTAAACGGCAATCCGTATTATGCTACTTTGCCCCTTAGCTCCTACATTCATGAGGACATGCATCTGGTCATCAATACGGCGCATCTGGATAAGATTGATACAAGCACAACCAGCGGTCTTACCTTTGACCGCACACGTGCCTTGGACAAAGATATAACCGTTGCTATTGGCAAGGCTCTTGCCTATGCCAATATGCACCGCACCGACAATCCCAATGATTTGGAGAGCCTCATTGCCGATGGTTTCGGTGAGATGCTGGTAGGTGCAGATGGTCCCACGCTGGAGAACGCTTCGCTTTTTCTTATAGACCAGGTGCAGCATGACATCTTTGGCCGTCCATTCAAAGGAGAAGATGCTGGCGGTTATCTCTACATGAAATCACTGCTCAATTATAGCCATCTTTGGGGTAAAACACCCCAGCAGACTTTGAGTGATGCAGTTGCCTTCCTTAGCAATAGCCATACTACTGTCAATGGCCTGCTTGTCGATGACATGCTAAAAACAATCACTAACGGCGTGGTCACCAATCAAAATGACGTAGGTAATTTTGTGCAGGATGCCTGCAATACCCCTGCTGGCAACCCAAATATGAGAGACACATATCGCCGCGAATGGCATGATTTCTTGCGCCAGACCTGTGGTATCAATTTAGACGATGATGATACTGGAGCTATTACCGGCTCTGATTACGGCGGTCCGGTGCAGACAGTGGAAAGCGTAGTGCCGGAAAACACCAGCCCGGTGAGCTGGCAAGCCTTGGGCGGCAACCTCTCAAAAATATCCGGCTTGAATGTCTATTATTCAAATGAACTGATACAGTTTTCCCAGACGCCTATCCAGGAGGGCGGCAAACTGATCGGCAACGGCTCTACCAATGATGTCATACAAGCCGGCACCGGCCAGACCAGCCTCTGGGGAGGCGGGGCTTCTTCTGATGTTCTGATAGGCAACAAGAGTGGACAGGCCGAATATTTCTTCCTCAGTGGCGACGGCCATGATACCATCAGGAACGGCAACTGGGGGGCAGGCAAGGACAAGCTTTATCTTGACCTCAACCACGGCTTTGGCTACAGCATCAATGGCAACAATGTCGATCTGCAACTTGGCGGCGACCAACTGACCATAGAAGGAGTTGGTTCCAATGTGGTAGATTTCACCACAGATAACCAAACTACCCATCATGTCAAATTTGGCAAGGCTGGTAGCATTATCACTTACGAGGATAATGTGGATGTCTACCTGGGTAGCAGCAACAGCACCTTGAAGGTGACCGGCAACGGCCCCCAGGTCTGGGCTAACGGTACCCAGGGCAAAGTCTTTGACGGCATCACCAAGCTTGACGGCTCTGCCGCCAACAACGTCCTCCTGGCCGGCAATGGCAATGTCAACGAAACCATCATAGGTGGCGCGGCCTCCAGCAGCCTGTGGGGCGGTCAGGGTAGCTCAGCAGACACACTCACCGGGGGGCGTGGCTCCAACGATTATTACTATGGCCTGGGCGACGGCAGGGATGTCATCACCGCTGCCAATGCTAACGATAAGATTATGCTCTACAACACGGGACTGGAAGGCATAGCAGGCATCGATGACCATGGCGCCAGCATGACCGTCACCATGGTTGACGGCGGCACCCTTACGCTGAACCATGTAGATGACAATGCCACCTTCGTGCTGTCCAACGGACAGTCATTCAAACATAACAGCAAGTCTAAGGGTTGGATGCCAGCCTAA
- the trmFO gene encoding methylenetetrahydrofolate--tRNA-(uracil(54)-C(5))-methyltransferase (FADH(2)-oxidizing) TrmFO, whose amino-acid sequence MKKVIIVGAGLAGAEAAWQAAKMGAEVTLYEMRPEKSTPAHKTAGFAELVCSNSLRGAGMENAVGVLKEEMRRLGSIIMEAADATKVPAGGALAVDRHGFSDYITEKVSNHPNITVIHEEVTAIPEEEGSVTIIASGPLTEGALAEDIARRTDSDSLYFYDAAAPIVSLESVDMTKAYRASRYGKGEAAYINCPMTEAEYRAFWQELVNAEKAPTKDFEKEKFFEGCMPVEVMASRGEDTLLFGPLKPVGLEHPETGELPFAVVQLRQDNAGATLYNIVGFQTHLKWPEQRRVFGMIPGLEHAEFLRYGVMHRNTFLNSPRHMRPTYQLKGNDNLFFAGQMTGVEGYVESASSGLVAGINAARAAMDLEPLVFPEETCHGALAHYITTSEAKHFQPMNVNFGLLPDAGLTKQDLRAIPRSERKKYKKEWLAKRALESLEKFKSQLNI is encoded by the coding sequence ATGAAGAAAGTTATCATCGTCGGCGCAGGCCTGGCAGGGGCGGAAGCCGCCTGGCAGGCAGCCAAAATGGGCGCTGAGGTGACCTTATATGAGATGCGCCCGGAGAAATCCACTCCGGCCCACAAGACTGCAGGCTTTGCGGAGCTGGTGTGCAGCAACTCTTTGCGTGGGGCTGGCATGGAAAACGCCGTAGGCGTATTGAAAGAAGAAATGCGCCGGCTGGGCTCCATCATCATGGAGGCTGCTGATGCTACCAAGGTGCCCGCTGGGGGCGCCTTGGCGGTGGACCGGCACGGCTTCAGCGATTACATCACCGAAAAGGTAAGCAACCATCCAAACATAACGGTGATTCATGAGGAAGTCACTGCCATCCCCGAAGAAGAGGGGTCGGTGACCATCATTGCCAGCGGCCCCCTTACGGAAGGAGCCTTGGCGGAAGATATTGCCCGCCGCACGGACAGTGATTCCCTGTATTTCTATGATGCGGCAGCGCCCATCGTGAGCCTGGAATCCGTGGACATGACCAAAGCCTACCGTGCTTCCCGCTACGGCAAGGGAGAGGCTGCCTACATCAACTGTCCCATGACTGAGGCAGAGTATCGGGCCTTCTGGCAGGAACTGGTAAATGCCGAGAAAGCTCCCACCAAGGATTTTGAGAAGGAGAAATTCTTCGAGGGCTGCATGCCTGTGGAGGTCATGGCGTCCCGTGGCGAAGATACGCTTCTTTTCGGTCCCTTGAAGCCTGTAGGGCTGGAGCACCCGGAGACCGGGGAACTGCCCTTTGCCGTGGTGCAGCTGCGTCAGGATAATGCGGGAGCCACCCTTTACAATATCGTGGGCTTCCAGACTCACCTGAAGTGGCCTGAGCAGCGCCGTGTCTTTGGCATGATACCCGGCCTGGAGCATGCAGAGTTCCTGCGCTACGGCGTCATGCACCGCAATACCTTCCTGAATTCTCCCCGCCACATGCGCCCTACATATCAGCTGAAGGGCAATGACAATCTCTTCTTTGCCGGGCAGATGACGGGAGTGGAGGGCTATGTGGAAAGCGCTTCCTCAGGACTGGTGGCAGGCATCAATGCCGCCAGGGCAGCCATGGATTTGGAGCCGCTGGTGTTCCCGGAGGAAACCTGCCACGGAGCTCTGGCTCACTATATCACCACCAGCGAAGCCAAGCATTTCCAGCCCATGAATGTGAATTTCGGGCTTTTGCCGGATGCGGGGCTGACCAAGCAGGATTTGAGAGCTATCCCCCGCAGTGAGCGGAAAAAATACAAGAAAGAATGGC
- a CDS encoding IS1634 family transposase has protein sequence MFVELCKNNGIPYLRLMQSCRVEDSQGRKVSRKKTVMNIGPLSRFDDGKPDFVQRLKDSYKNGIPIIDSLLPYVDSPLPQKHVVTYVEGEAACIGAPKLVAQFLLDRLFGQLGLDKLCATLKHSLGLTYDLAGFIRLLIFGRILQPASKWETAQQNEQYFAPLADVSYPYHIYDALDVLAEHKEQFIRRMHSSICKSVGRSTAHIYYDVTNFFFEIEDPDPDERVNGDTQKGLRQKGVSKENRREPIVQMGLFLDDNGIPITIESFPGNTLDQATLRPALKKSMGRLETERFVLVADRGMHSFYNLCHLVRDGQGYIVSKSIRKTPKAERHWILEQEGYTSKGSSFRLKSRILTRRVKDEDGNTVELKEKVVVYWSERFYKREYHEHKRFLDFLEKLRNNPSTFRVTATQSRQLKKYFKKEFVHKETGEMIESGKLLGMLDEEKLEELTAYMGYYQIVTSETDMADEDVVEAYHGLTQIEDQFREMKGTLATRPIYVSTREHIQAHLLVCMMALTMLRLIQKKVLSATPGGNADSLWSYGLSGRRVQSALQKWQIDKLPGDLYRFNNTMDDDLKKILSAFSLDIVPKLYTRGDLRKMKADMDL, from the coding sequence ATGTTTGTCGAGCTGTGCAAGAACAATGGCATCCCTTACCTCCGTCTGATGCAAAGCTGCCGGGTTGAAGACAGCCAGGGGCGCAAGGTCTCCCGCAAGAAGACCGTCATGAACATTGGCCCCTTGTCCCGCTTCGATGACGGCAAGCCGGATTTCGTGCAGCGTCTGAAGGATTCATACAAGAACGGAATCCCCATCATTGATTCTCTGCTTCCTTATGTCGATTCCCCACTGCCGCAAAAGCATGTCGTAACTTACGTCGAAGGAGAGGCTGCCTGTATAGGCGCGCCAAAACTCGTTGCCCAGTTTCTGCTTGACCGACTGTTTGGGCAGCTGGGGCTGGACAAGCTTTGTGCAACTTTGAAGCACTCATTGGGACTTACATATGACCTGGCCGGATTCATACGCCTGCTCATTTTCGGGCGCATACTGCAGCCTGCTTCCAAGTGGGAAACCGCACAGCAGAACGAGCAGTATTTTGCCCCGTTGGCAGATGTTTCCTATCCCTACCATATCTACGATGCACTGGATGTGCTGGCGGAGCACAAGGAACAGTTCATCCGCCGGATGCATTCTTCCATCTGCAAATCCGTAGGACGTTCCACGGCGCATATTTACTATGATGTCACGAACTTCTTCTTTGAGATAGAAGATCCAGATCCTGATGAGCGCGTAAACGGTGATACGCAAAAAGGCCTGCGGCAGAAAGGCGTTTCCAAGGAGAATCGCAGAGAGCCAATCGTGCAGATGGGGCTTTTCCTTGATGACAACGGCATCCCCATAACCATTGAGTCATTCCCCGGCAATACCCTTGACCAGGCTACGCTGCGTCCTGCCCTGAAGAAAAGCATGGGGAGACTTGAGACGGAACGTTTTGTTCTGGTGGCTGACCGAGGCATGCATTCTTTCTACAACCTCTGTCATCTTGTCAGGGATGGACAGGGCTACATAGTAAGCAAGAGCATACGCAAGACCCCGAAGGCTGAGAGACATTGGATTCTGGAGCAGGAAGGCTATACATCCAAGGGCAGTTCCTTCCGTCTGAAATCACGTATTCTGACCCGCAGGGTAAAGGATGAGGACGGCAATACCGTGGAACTCAAAGAGAAAGTTGTTGTCTACTGGAGCGAACGCTTCTACAAGCGCGAGTACCACGAGCATAAGAGATTCCTGGATTTTCTGGAGAAACTGCGCAATAACCCGTCAACATTCCGCGTGACGGCAACACAGTCCCGCCAGCTCAAGAAATATTTCAAGAAAGAGTTTGTCCACAAGGAAACCGGGGAGATGATCGAGTCCGGCAAACTGCTGGGCATGCTGGATGAAGAAAAGCTTGAGGAACTAACGGCATACATGGGTTATTACCAGATTGTGACTTCGGAAACAGACATGGCCGATGAAGATGTTGTGGAGGCTTACCACGGGCTGACGCAGATCGAAGACCAGTTCAGGGAAATGAAAGGAACGCTGGCCACACGCCCAATATATGTCTCAACCAGGGAGCATATACAGGCGCATCTCCTGGTATGCATGATGGCATTGACAATGCTCCGCCTGATTCAGAAAAAAGTTTTATCTGCTACCCCTGGCGGAAATGCTGACAGCCTGTGGAGTTACGGCCTTTCTGGCAGACGTGTCCAGTCAGCCCTGCAAAAGTGGCAAATTGACAAACTGCCCGGAGACCTTTACCGATTCAATAACACAATGGATGATGACCTAAAGAAGATACTGTCTGCGTTCTCACTGGATATTGTCCCGAAGCTTTACACAAGAGGTGATTTACGAAAGATGAAGGCTGATATGGACCTTTGA
- a CDS encoding LD-carboxypeptidase: MKKMFLAASMGVAITLAPVPGISCLPQCQTALAAPQTEKMEVVRGCALSPGDTIGVLAPASNTDVDELKNAVRYLEKLGYKVKLAPSCKAQYGYFAGTDSQRAADLNHFFADDEVKAILCLRGGYGSSRVLDKLDYEAIRQHPKQFIGYSDVTALHIALGEKSRLSTVHGPMLTSFEDNTSQKAFTREIFAKGVSGSLYPGEIPLPAGKSLQAISAGRAEGPVIGGNLTIVQSLIGTPYELQGEGAILFLEDVGEATYGIDRALQQLWQSGLLSRVNGVVVGDFTGADDDYEEGDFRLDEVLAYYARLSGKPWLKGVPAGHDKDNIYLPFGVRAVMEAHEDGTASLCINEIPVSRQE, translated from the coding sequence ATGAAAAAAATGTTTTTGGCTGCTTCTATGGGAGTGGCTATAACCTTGGCTCCCGTACCTGGCATTTCCTGCCTGCCTCAGTGTCAGACAGCGTTGGCTGCGCCACAGACGGAGAAAATGGAGGTGGTGCGAGGGTGTGCCCTGAGCCCTGGAGACACCATCGGGGTATTGGCCCCGGCTTCCAATACGGATGTAGATGAACTGAAAAATGCTGTCAGGTATTTGGAAAAATTGGGCTACAAGGTGAAGCTGGCTCCTTCCTGCAAGGCCCAGTACGGCTATTTTGCTGGCACAGATTCACAGCGAGCCGCTGACCTCAATCATTTCTTTGCTGATGATGAGGTAAAGGCCATTCTTTGCCTTCGGGGGGGCTACGGTTCCTCCCGGGTGCTGGACAAGCTGGACTATGAAGCCATCCGCCAGCATCCCAAGCAGTTCATAGGTTATAGTGATGTTACGGCTCTGCATATCGCTTTGGGAGAAAAGAGTCGTTTGTCTACGGTGCATGGTCCCATGCTGACTTCTTTTGAAGACAATACTTCCCAAAAGGCTTTCACCAGGGAAATTTTCGCCAAGGGTGTAAGCGGCAGCCTTTATCCCGGAGAAATACCGCTGCCAGCTGGCAAAAGCTTGCAGGCTATAAGCGCAGGGCGGGCTGAAGGGCCTGTCATCGGCGGCAATTTGACCATTGTGCAGTCCCTGATTGGTACTCCTTATGAACTGCAGGGGGAGGGAGCTATCCTGTTCCTGGAGGATGTGGGGGAGGCCACTTATGGCATTGACCGGGCCTTGCAGCAGCTTTGGCAAAGCGGACTGCTCTCACGGGTGAACGGCGTTGTTGTGGGTGATTTCACAGGGGCAGATGATGATTACGAGGAAGGGGATTTCCGTCTGGATGAAGTGCTGGCCTATTATGCCAGACTTTCCGGCAAGCCCTGGCTGAAGGGGGTGCCCGCAGGCCATGACAAGGACAATATTTACCTGCCCTTTGGGGTCAGGGCTGTCATGGAGGCCCATGAGGACGGCACCGCCAGCTTGTGCATAAATGAGATTCCAGTTAGCAGGCAAGAGTGA
- the dprA gene encoding DNA-processing protein DprA yields MEGMEPFYGAAVSRCPGVGGSKLQALVTCLGSARAVWEAEPADWQVPGMGEKLIRRLAEFRKEEPGLPEKLQEECSRLGVRLLTIWDEDYPPMLKEIYEAPAILYVKGTIQKEAARIAMVGARKFSPYGEAVAKSFGMGLAKAGLTVVSGGARGIDTASHKGALQAPNGRTVSVLGCGVDVVYPPENRRLFETIVERGGAIISEYEPGTQPLPAYFPARNRIIAGLSRGTVVVEAAKRSGSLITAELALSEGREVFAVPGSIFSSTSEGCHHLLREGASMAASVEDVLEGLGLAAEEKKPRQEPKLTPEQRRVYQVLSFEHPLTMDEIIECLPEGEVSTLSFLLLQMEMEGIVVENELHAYRRAERE; encoded by the coding sequence ATGGAGGGAATGGAACCCTTTTACGGCGCAGCGGTATCCCGTTGCCCGGGGGTGGGCGGCAGCAAATTGCAGGCGCTGGTGACGTGCCTGGGATCTGCCCGGGCGGTCTGGGAGGCTGAGCCTGCAGACTGGCAGGTGCCTGGCATGGGTGAGAAGCTCATCAGGCGGCTGGCGGAGTTCCGCAAGGAGGAACCCGGACTGCCAGAGAAGCTGCAGGAAGAGTGCAGCCGCCTTGGCGTCAGGCTGCTCACCATCTGGGATGAGGATTATCCCCCCATGCTGAAGGAGATTTACGAGGCTCCCGCCATCCTCTATGTGAAGGGAACTATCCAGAAGGAGGCTGCCCGCATTGCCATGGTGGGGGCCAGGAAGTTTTCTCCCTATGGGGAGGCCGTGGCCAAGAGTTTTGGCATGGGTCTTGCCAAGGCCGGGCTGACAGTGGTCAGCGGCGGCGCCAGGGGCATTGATACCGCCTCCCACAAGGGGGCGCTGCAGGCTCCAAATGGCAGGACTGTGTCGGTGCTTGGCTGCGGGGTGGATGTGGTCTATCCTCCCGAGAATCGCCGCCTTTTTGAAACCATCGTGGAGCGGGGCGGGGCGATTATTTCGGAATATGAGCCGGGCACTCAGCCTTTGCCAGCTTATTTTCCTGCCAGGAACCGCATCATTGCCGGCCTTTCCAGAGGCACGGTAGTGGTGGAGGCGGCAAAGCGCTCCGGTTCCCTGATTACGGCGGAACTGGCCCTGAGCGAAGGGCGGGAGGTGTTTGCCGTGCCTGGCAGCATTTTTTCCAGCACGAGTGAAGGCTGCCATCATCTGCTGAGAGAAGGGGCCAGCATGGCTGCTTCGGTAGAGGATGTGCTGGAGGGACTGGGGCTGGCTGCAGAGGAAAAGAAGCCCCGCCAGGAGCCAAAGCTCACCCCGGAGCAGCGCCGTGTGTATCAGGTGCTTTCTTTTGAGCACCCTTTGACTATGGATGAAATAATAGAATGCCTGCCGGAAGGGGAGGTTTCCACCTTGTCCTTCCTGCTCCTGCAGATGGAGATGGAAGGCATTGTGGTAGAAAACGAACTGCATGCCTACAGGCGTGCGGAGAGGGAGTGA
- a CDS encoding NlpC/P60 family protein — protein sequence MAVPDDETVHKGYLPFSENNLIRQAFRFYMDLYGWGGLEGGVDCSLLTADVYRSLGLDIPGDANRQRDFVPAKVSFAEGMSRKERLQALGQLRPGDMLFSPGHAMMYLGTDDRGEPYIIQAGSSRCFPGEGDEGALKYYTRRVTVDDFYFYKRPDKQLIDAIVSASGFLSHSENTFF from the coding sequence GTGGCTGTGCCGGATGATGAGACGGTTCACAAGGGGTATCTACCCTTTTCCGAAAACAACCTGATTCGTCAGGCTTTCCGTTTCTATATGGACCTTTACGGCTGGGGCGGCCTGGAAGGGGGCGTTGACTGCTCCCTGCTCACGGCTGATGTGTACCGCAGCCTGGGCCTGGATATTCCCGGTGATGCCAACAGACAGCGTGACTTTGTGCCGGCCAAGGTATCTTTTGCCGAGGGAATGAGCAGGAAGGAAAGGCTGCAGGCTTTGGGGCAGCTGCGTCCTGGGGATATGCTGTTCAGCCCGGGGCACGCCATGATGTATTTGGGAACCGATGACAGGGGAGAGCCCTATATCATACAGGCGGGCAGCAGCCGCTGCTTCCCCGGCGAGGGTGATGAAGGAGCGCTGAAATATTATACGCGCCGGGTTACGGTAGATGATTTTTACTTTTACAAAAGGCCGGACAAGCAGCTGATAGATGCAATTGTAAGCGCCAGTGGATTTTTGTCGCATTCAGAAAATACCTTTTTCTAA
- the topA gene encoding type I DNA topoisomerase — protein MPTGVRRGSDSLAAAVAEAEEKKKVRPKKKATASKVKKTLVVVESPAKAKTIEKYLGKKYMVRASMGHLRDLPKSQFGIDVENDFEPKYINIRGKGDLIKALKKDAKNASKVYLASDPDREGEAIAWHLSYILGLDPAGDCRIVFNEITKPAIQEAVKHPRSIDLDQVDAQQARRMLDRIVGYKLSPLLWRKVRKGLSAGRVQSVTVKLICDREKEIQAFESVEYWTVGLKLRKAKSTQFEAELVQVDGEKLELHTEAETMALVSDLQKQDLAVQAIKKSERRRKPSAPFTTSSLQQDAARKLGFTSRKTMMLAQQLYEGLELGHKGPVGLITYMRTDSTRLSEVAQNEARSYIEANFGQDYLPEKPNVYVAGKKAQDAHEAIRPTQAELTPEAVEKYLSKDQLKLYTLIWQRFIACQMVPAVYDTMSIAIQAGSRYGLRAAGSRLKFPGFTAVYAGADATKKEKDVILPELAEGDALDLVKTLPQQHFTEPPPRYNDASLVKTLEEKEIGRPSTYAPIIETIQARGYVQRIDKHFQPTELGFVVVDMLEEYFQDIVDVKFTADLENELDGIAEGQVKKNDLLGGFYGPFEETLEKADEAIGHVELPVEVSDVQCDLCGRMMVVKQGRFGKFLACPGFPECRNTKPLLKDTGVTCPKCGGRIVERRTRRGRTFYGCENYPECDYNTWDQPLQEKCEKCGAFMLKHHYKNGRGITYCSNDDCESRINHPINKELEKIRQRAEAKRAKELEKAEAEAAAEGEKA, from the coding sequence ATGCCTACAGGCGTGCGGAGAGGGAGTGACAGTTTGGCTGCAGCAGTTGCGGAAGCAGAAGAGAAGAAAAAGGTAAGGCCAAAGAAGAAAGCTACGGCCAGCAAAGTGAAGAAGACCCTGGTGGTGGTGGAGTCACCGGCCAAGGCCAAGACTATAGAGAAATACCTGGGCAAGAAGTACATGGTGCGTGCCTCCATGGGACATCTCAGGGATTTGCCCAAGAGCCAGTTCGGCATCGATGTGGAGAACGATTTCGAGCCCAAGTACATCAATATCAGGGGCAAGGGTGACCTCATCAAGGCGTTGAAGAAAGATGCCAAGAACGCCAGCAAAGTCTATCTGGCAAGCGATCCTGACCGCGAAGGTGAGGCCATTGCCTGGCATCTGTCCTATATTCTGGGACTGGACCCTGCCGGGGACTGCCGCATTGTCTTCAACGAAATAACCAAGCCTGCCATCCAGGAGGCAGTCAAGCATCCCCGCTCTATTGACCTTGACCAGGTGGATGCCCAGCAGGCCCGCCGCATGCTGGACCGCATTGTGGGCTACAAGCTGTCTCCTTTGCTTTGGCGCAAGGTAAGGAAGGGGTTGTCTGCGGGCCGCGTCCAGTCTGTGACGGTGAAGTTAATCTGCGACAGGGAAAAGGAAATCCAGGCTTTTGAATCTGTGGAATACTGGACAGTAGGGCTGAAGCTCAGGAAAGCCAAGTCCACCCAGTTTGAAGCGGAACTGGTTCAGGTGGACGGCGAGAAGCTGGAACTCCATACAGAAGCTGAGACTATGGCTTTGGTGTCTGACCTGCAGAAGCAGGACCTTGCCGTGCAGGCCATCAAGAAGAGCGAGCGCCGCAGGAAGCCGTCAGCGCCCTTCACCACCAGCTCACTGCAACAGGATGCTGCCCGCAAGCTGGGCTTCACCTCACGCAAGACCATGATGCTGGCCCAGCAGCTCTATGAAGGTCTGGAACTGGGCCACAAGGGGCCCGTGGGTCTTATCACCTACATGCGTACCGACTCCACCCGCCTTTCCGAGGTGGCACAGAATGAGGCCCGCAGCTACATTGAGGCGAACTTCGGCCAGGATTATCTGCCAGAAAAGCCCAATGTCTATGTGGCGGGCAAGAAGGCCCAGGATGCACATGAGGCCATCCGTCCCACTCAGGCGGAGCTGACTCCTGAGGCGGTGGAAAAGTATCTGAGCAAGGACCAGCTGAAGCTCTACACCCTGATCTGGCAGCGGTTCATTGCCTGCCAGATGGTGCCGGCAGTGTACGATACCATGAGCATTGCCATTCAGGCCGGCAGCCGCTACGGCCTCAGGGCTGCAGGCTCCCGCCTGAAATTCCCGGGCTTCACGGCAGTCTATGCCGGGGCAGATGCCACCAAGAAGGAAAAGGATGTCATCCTGCCGGAGCTGGCGGAAGGGGATGCTCTGGATCTCGTGAAGACACTGCCCCAGCAGCACTTCACGGAGCCGCCTCCCCGCTACAACGATGCTTCCCTGGTCAAGACCCTGGAGGAAAAGGAAATCGGGCGCCCCAGCACCTATGCCCCAATCATTGAGACCATTCAGGCCCGGGGCTATGTGCAGCGCATTGACAAGCACTTCCAGCCCACGGAGCTGGGCTTTGTGGTGGTGGATATGCTGGAGGAGTATTTCCAGGATATCGTTGATGTGAAGTTCACGGCAGACCTGGAGAACGAGCTGGACGGCATTGCCGAGGGCCAGGTGAAGAAGAACGACCTGCTGGGGGGGTTCTACGGCCCCTTTGAGGAGACTTTGGAAAAGGCTGACGAGGCCATAGGTCATGTGGAGCTGCCGGTGGAGGTTTCCGATGTGCAGTGCGATCTCTGCGGCCGCATGATGGTGGTGAAGCAGGGGCGCTTTGGCAAGTTCCTGGCCTGCCCGGGTTTCCCCGAGTGCCGCAATACCAAGCCCCTGCTGAAGGACACCGGTGTGACCTGTCCCAAGTGCGGGGGACGCATCGTGGAGCGCCGCACCCGCAGGGGCCGTACCTTCTACGGTTGCGAGAACTACCCTGAGTGTGATTACAACACCTGGGACCAGCCCTTGCAGGAGAAGTGCGAGAAGTGCGGTGCCTTTATGCTGAAGCATCATTATAAGAACGGCAGGGGCATCACTTATTGCAGCAACGACGATTGCGAGAGTCGCATCAATCACCCCATCAACAAGGAGCTGGAGAAGATTCGCCAGCGGGCCGAGGCCAAGCGGGCCAAGGAATTGGAAAAAGCTGAGGCGGAGGCCGCAGCCGAAGGAGAAAAGGCATGA